In Anaerobaca lacustris, the sequence TGCCGCCTCCAGCGGCCTTGACATTCGTGGGCTGATGGAATACAATTGACCCCGTGGTCGGTCTTGGTTCGTTTCCGCCCCGGCTCGGACATTCGGAGGAGACGACTCCAAAGCTTCCACGCATCTGCGATCCGAGCCGAACGCTTCAATCAGAGGAGGACAGACATGTCGCGCAAGTCGATTTCCTTTATCGTATGGGTTCTGGTTGTGGCCACGGCTGCGAGCAGCGCCTGGGGCGAACTCATTGCCTACTGGCCCTTCGACGAGGGGCAGGGCACCACGACCGTCGATGCCACCGGCAATGGCAACGACGGCACTCTCAACGGCAACGTCGAGTGGGTGGCCGGCGTTAAGGGTACGGCCCTGCGTTTCGACACGGCCGGCGAGCGCGTCGTGACCACCGGCATCGACCCTACGGCCGCGAACAACGCCATGACGCTGGCCGCCTGGGTCGTCTGGGAGGGCCAGGGCCACAGCATCGAGCACCAGGGCATCATCGGCAAACGCCAGGGCTGGGACCCCCGGACCTACGTCAAGTGGTTCTGGGAGGTGACGCCTGCGGGGCAGTTGGCGTTTCGCAACGGCGATGGGGCCGTCAATGCCGCCGCCGCCCTCGTTCCCTATGTCAATGAGTGGGCCCACATCGCCGTGACGTGGGACAACGGCGCCGTGGTGCAATACGTCAACGCGCAGCAAGTGAGCACCGGGACCAGCGCCTTCAGGGACACCGCCGACGCCACCGTCGTGTCGATCGGTTCCGTATCGGCCACCAACAGCGAGACGTTTGTCGGCATCATCGACGAGGCGCGGATCTACAATACGGCCCTGGCGCTCGGAGAGCTGGAGAAGGCCATGTCGGGCGATTACAACTCCAGTTCCGGGCCCGTCCCGGCCGACGAGGCGGCGGATGTGTCGCAGGACGTGATCCTGAACTGGTCGCCCGGAGACTTCGCGGCAGCCCATGACGTGTACTTCGGCGCCAGCTTCGCCGATGTGGAGGCCGCCAGCCGAGCGAACCCGATGAGTGTGCTGGCCAGCCAGGGCCAGACCGCGTTGACATACGATCCGCCGGGCTTGCTCGAGTTCAGCCGGACCTACTACTGGCGAGTCGATGAAGTCAACGCGCCGCCGGACAACACCATCTTCAAGGGCCAGGTCTGGAGCTTCACGGTCGAGCCCTACGTCTATCCGATTGCGAACATCAAGGCCACCGCATCCATGGCGGATGAGGACTCCGGCCCGGAGAACACGATCAACGGCTTCGGCTTGAACGCGGCCGATCAGCATTCCGTCGAGGCAACGGACATGTGGCTGGCCTCTCCGACCGATGATACGCCAATCTGGATCCAATATGAGTTCGACCGGGTCTACCAACTCTACGACATGCAGGTCTGGAACTACAACGTTCAGTTTGAGCTGGTGTTGGGATTCGGACTCAAAGATGTGACCGTCGAATACTCCATCGACGGCGTCGAGTGGACCACGTTCGGCGACGTCGAATTCGCCAAAGGCACGGCGCAGCTCGACTACACCGCCAACACAACGGTGGACTTGCGCGACGTGACGGCCAAATACGTCCGGTTCACCATGAAGTCCAACTGGAACATGGGCATGATCCCGCAATACGGGCTCAGTGAAGTCCGGTTTACCTATCTGCCGGTCCATGCAAGGGAGCCCCAGCCGGCCGCCGGTCAGGCGGACATGGGGCTCGATGTGACGCTCGATTGGCGAAGCGGACGGCAGGCCGCCGCCCACGAACTGTATTTCAGCAGCGAGCGCGCCGCCGTGGCCGACGGCACGGCCCTGGTCGAGACGCTCGGCGAGAGCCGCTATGCGTTCAGCGATCTGAACCTCGGTTCGATCTACTATTGGAAGGTCAACGAGGTCAACGAAGCCGGACCGAGCTACTGGGAAGGCGACATCTGGAGCTTCTCGACAATCGAATACGCGATGGTCGAGGATTTCGAGACCTACACCGACGACATGGACGCCGGTCAGGCGATCTTCCAGACCTGGCTCGACGGCTGGGAGAACAACACCGGCTCGACCGTTGGCTACCTCGATGTACCGTTCGCCGAGAGAAGGATCGTCAACACGGGCCGCCAGTCGATGCCGCTGGCGTATGACAACACGGTCGCGCCCTGGTATTCCGAGGCGGAGCGCACCTTCGCTTCACCTCAGGACTGGACGGCCGGCAGCGCCGACACCCTGGTCGTGTACTTCCAGGGCAACCCGGAGGACAACGCGGCGGGCACACTCTACATTGCTCTCGAGGATGCGACGGGCAGGGTCCAGACTGTGACGCATCCCGCCGGCGAGGACGCCATGCTTCTGGCCGGCTGGAACGAATGGCGAGTCCCGTTCAGCGACTTGTCGGGCATCAATCTGAGTCGGATCGACACCATGTACATCGGCGTCGGCAACCGCGCCAATCCGACGCCGGGCGGTTCGGGAACCGTATTCATCGACAGCATTCAGATCGGCCGGCCCGGCTCATCCGATCCGGGCGTCAGTGGCTTGGCCGGATCGTACTCGCTCGAAAACGGCGCCGAGGACGGCTCGGGCAACGGGCGCGACGGCACGGTGATGGGCGAGCCGATGGCGATCGACGGGCCGGAGGGATATGGTGCGGCCCTGCTGTTCGATGGCCTCGGCAGCCAGTACGTCCATCTGGGCACGTGGAATCCATCGGCCGCCACCGGCCAGCTCTCGGTCTGCCTCTGGGCCAAGTGGAACGGCCTCAGCGCGTATTATCAGGGCTTGGCCGCCAAGCGCGACTCCTGGGCGGCCAACGACATGATGTGGCAGATCGAGGCCAACCGAGACAGTGGCGCGGTTAGCTTCGCCCGCAACGGCAGCTCGCCGGCCTCCGGCAATCCCGTCCTGCCGATCGGTGAATGGACCCACGTCGCGGTGACCTTCGATGGGACGACCGCCCGGTTCTACATTGACGCCGCAATGACCGGCCAGGGGGCGTTCTCCTTCGGCTCCGACACGACGGCAGCCGTGGTCTTCGGCGCCTGTCAGGGCAATGGGGGCAACCCATTCAACGGCGCCATCGACGAGGTGCATATCTACGATCGGGCCCTATTGCCCTTCGAGATCAACTACCTCGCCGGAAAGTAGCCGGCCGGCGTTAGGATAGGGTTCGCAGGGGCTGGATGCGGGCGAGTAATTCGTCGGCGAGGGCGGTCTTGGCAGCGATGTGCTTTTCGATCTCGGCGACGAAGTCGTCCGCCTCGAACGTGCCTCGTACGGCCTCGAAGTCTTTGAGCCGGGCGTCCGCGTTGCCATTGAGCCCGAAGCCGATCTGGGCGGTCGGGGCGAATTCCTTTTTCGCATCGGCATAGAGTTGTCGGTCGAGGTCGAGCACGGCCTCTTTCCAGCGATTCGTCAGGTCGATCACGTCCTCGGCGGTGAAGTCCTCGACGGCTTTGCCGGTCTGTCGGGCGATCACTTCGGCGGCCCAGGCCCATTCGTAGACGGGATAGCTCTGGTGGATTGACGCAAACCGGGCCTCCAGCTCATCGAGCGTGCCGATGCGACCGTCTTCGATGTCGTCGAGTAGCTGCTCGACGGCCTTCTCCGGAGCGAACATGCCGGCCAGGTCAATCCAGGTGCCCCGTCCGACGTCGGTCTCGGGTCGCAGCGCCGCCCGCAGCTCGTCCACCGATCGAAGCGGCTTGCCTTCGAGGCGCTTGAGCAGGCAGTTGCCGAGGTACTTGTCGATCCCGGTCTGGTAGAGCGTAATGCCGCGTTCGACGGCGGCGTTGGGGATCTTGGCGCTGTGGTAGGTGAAGTAGTCGCTGGTCGGGCCGCTCGTTTCCTTGAGCTTGCGAAGCAGGTCGCGTCCGTTGATCATCTTCTGGATGGTGAACGGGCTGAGCAGCTTGAAGTTGATGTGATCGAGTTTCTTGGAGTCCTTGCGTCGATCGCGTTGGGGCCACTTGCGGGCGTCGCGGACCGTGCCCACGCTGCGCAGATTGACGCCCGGCGCCAGAACGCTCTGGTCGTCGTGCTCGATGAGATAGGAAAACGGCAGGTCGGAGGTGTCGGAGTTGCGGTAGTGCCGGCCCATGACCACGGTGAAGGCGCCGACCTTGGCGGGCCAGAGCATGTAGGAATCGCTTCCCGTCTTGCAGCCGCGTTCGACGACGCCCTGGTGGACGGGGCCGAGTTTGTAGTGGTGGTTGCTCTGGTTGGTGCCGCTGCCGGCATTGACGAAGGAAAACAGGCCTGCGATCAGCAGTGTGGACTTGTGATGCGTTACCGTATACGGCCCGGCGAAGATCGAGCAGGCCTCGCCGTGAAAGCCGCCGCAGTTGGCGAAGAACACCGAGTGCTCGGCCGAATACTCCTTGGCCAGAACGGTGCCCTGCCCGACGAAGCAGTCGCAGATGATGGTGCCGTCGGTGATTTTCGCTCCGCTGGCGACGATGAAGTCCTCGGCGTAGACGCCGGGTCCGATATAAACGGGGTCTTCGGTGCTGCTGTTGACCGAGCCGTTCTCGAGCCGGTTGGCGCCCTCGATGACGGCAGCCGGACCGATCCGGATGTTCTTGAGGATTCCGCAGTTCGTGATCCGGGCGCCCCGGCCGACGCGGCCCATCGACGAGGTTGCCGAGACGGCATAATCGCGGATCATCTCTTTGAGTCTCTCGATCGCAGCGGGTCGGTGGCGATAGAAGGCCAGCACGTAGCCGGTGTGAGCGGACAGGCGATCATAGATAAGGACCTCGCGCCCGCCGGCCTCGTTGACGACGGATACGGGCTTGCCGTTGCCGAAGGCGCATTCCCCTTCGACCGCGAGCATGTCGATGTTGTCGATCACCACGTCGTCCTCGATGATGTAGTTGGCAATCATGCTGCGCGCATGGCCGACGTAGGCGTTGTCGCCGATGATGCAGTTGTGGATCGTGGCATGATAGACGCCGGCGGGTTTGCGGACGCCTCCGAAGAAGGAGACGTGCTTGTCGAATTTGCCCAATTTGACGTCGCCGGTGAAGTGCACGTCACGAACGCGCTCGGTGCAGAAGCCGTCGGCGACCTGAACGCGCGACCATTCGGCGCAAAGACAACGGTGCGCAGTGAGCCGGGCGATCTCTTCGGCCGATAAGTATCGCCAGTGAGACACTGTGACGCTCCTTTCTTCATCGGCGGCCTCCGAAGCGGGGCCATCGCGACGTATGGGACAGAATGACATCGACTCAGGCGCTGCATATCGGAACGCGCGCACTATAGCGCGGGCGCCGCCCGCCGTCAAGGCGTCGTTGCGATGGCAGCGCGTTGCTCACCGTTTTTGTTTCGTCTGGTTCCGGGCACAACATGAATGTCACTTCGGTGTAGCTTGGGCAAATTCCAATATTTTTTGAAGGTACACACTGGCAAGAGTCGATGTAGTGGTATATAAGAAGCTGGCCCCTCTGAGAACCTGCCGAATCTGCAAGGTGTGGGGCGCAGCGCCCCGACGGCCATGTTGGAAGTAGTCGAAGACGGATGTCGAACCAGCCAAGGGTAGTTAAAGTCTTAGCAGCACTGCTGATCTCCATGACGACGGGAGCGGTCGTCCTGATGATCCTGGGAGACAATCCCCCCTCCGCCGGTCCATTTTGTCTTTCCGCGTATTACCGGTTGGATTCCGTGGATCACGCGTTGCGTTCTCGGGTGGTCCCGGCGGCCGGTTCGTGGCACAGTATCGAGATCGCCTTCAGCGGGACCCGGGGCGGCAACATTCAGCGCCTGGCGGACGCCCGCGGATTGGCTGATCCGGCGGACTTGGATTGCCATTTCCTCGTGGGCAACGGCGTCGGCGCCGGCGACGGTGAGATCCAGACGACCGAGAGCTGGCTGAATCAGCGGCCGATCCGGCCGAGTGCGACCTGGCGAGGCGATGAGCGGACGATCCGCGTATACCTGGTGGGAAACGGGGTATCGTCGCTGGCGACGGATTACCAGTTGAAGCGGCTGGAGACGCTCCTGGAGTCGCTGTGCCGAAGGTTCAACATCTCGCCGGACGCGGTTTACCTCCCTCGCGATTGCCAGTAAGCCGTGCCCCTCACGCCGTTGGCGCCTTCCATCGCCACTGCCCCCCAAGCCCACGTCAATCCACGGAACGCTTGGCTTCTGTCGTCGTGGCCGGTCGTCGGCGGATGAATGTCCAAATGTAGTAGACCGGGATGCCCAGGAGGATGCTGCCGACGCTCAGCAGCGACGGCGTCCGCCACTGCTGAAATGCAAATACAGCCATGAAGAGCGTCACCGCCATGAAGATCGCCGGGACGACCGGATAGCCCGGCACGCGAAACGGTCGTTCCATCTCCGGCCGTCGCCAGCGCAGAACATACACCGCACCGATGAAGAGCAATGCGAACAGCGACAGACCCACGGCGGCGTATTGATACAGGTCCTGGAAGTCCATGACGAATAGAATGACCACCGCGCAGACGCTTTGCAGGACCATCGCGTAAGTCGGCACCCCCCCTCGCGGGCTCGTGCGTCCGGCGATCGATGGAAACAACCCATCGCGGGCCATCGCATAGTACACCCTCGGGCCGGTGATGATGAACGCACTGACGGTCGCCAGGAACGTCAGTCCCAGCAGCACGGAGAACACGTTGGAGGCCCGGACTCCGAAGAGGTTCTCGACCGCCAGTTGCGGCACCTGCGTGGGATGCACCTTTCCGTCGGCGAATCCCACGTTTTCCAGGGGCACCGCATAGGCGAAGACGAGATTGACGGCAAGGTACAGCAGGACCACCGATCCGGCCCCGAGCAGCAGCGACCGGGGCAGGGTCTTGCCCGGATTGCGGACTTCCCCGGCCAGGTAGCTGGCGGCGTTCCAGCCGCTGTAGGCGAACATGACGAAGAACAACTGGGTCATGGCGGTTCCCAGTCCGACCTCTCCGATGGGCTGTCCTTGGGCGATGTGGGAGAGGCGGCCACCGCGAAACAGCATTGCCAGGACCACGAGGCCCACGAACAGACCGAGCTTGATGAGCGTCGTGAGGTTCTGCGTCCAGGCGGAATGGCGGTGGCCGATGAGGTTAGGCAGCGTGACCGCGACGATGATCGCGGTCGCCAGCATTCGGGTCCGGTAGCCTGTTCCCAACTCGAACGGTGTCAGGAGATACTGTGCCGCGATGTAACTGGCGACCGCCAACGGCGCGGAGAAGCCGAGGAAGAACGAGGTCCAGCCCGACAGGAAGGCCGGCATCGGGCCGTAGGCCTCGCGAAGGTACACGTACTCGCCGCCGGCGCGGGGCAGTGCGGCCGCCAGTTCGGCCACGCACAACGCGCCGCACAACGCCAGCAACCCGCCCAGAACCCATAATCCGAAGATCAGCGGGTAGTTCTGCAGCGAGGCCATCATGAAGCCCGGCGAGACCAGAATCCCCGTGCCCACCATGCTTGCGATCACGACATAGGTCGAGGTCGATAGACCAAACCCTCGTTGCAGTTCGTCCTTCGGCATCCCCGTCTTCCCAATCCGGTGGTTGCTGTTCTCCGGCGGTCACGCAACCAGCCGCGCCTTCACCTGAGTGAGACCGCCCTAATCCAGCGGTCGTTTCTTCAGTGTAACACTTGCGCCGCCACCGTCGCTGTAAAAAACCGTCTCCAATTCGGGGTTGGTCGTGATCGCTGTGACGTATTCGGGGTCGGCCATACCGGGCGTGATGTTGTGCGCGACGATCAGGCCGCCGGGTCGGACCTTGGGCAGCAGCTTGTTGAGGTAATCCAGGTAGCCTTCCTTGTCGGCGTCGATGAAGACCATGTCGATGGGCCCGGCTACGTCGACCACCTTCTCGTGGGCATCGCCTTCGACGAGCGTGACGATATCGTCGACGCCGGCCCGCTTGAAATTCTGCCGGGCCATTGCCGCTCGATCCGCATCGATCTCAAACGTCGTGAGCTTGCCGCCGGTGGCCTTCAGCGCCAGGGCCTGCCAGATCCCCGAATAACCGTTCGAGGTGCCGATCTCGACGACGTGCTTGGCGCCGATCGATTCGGCCAGCAGGCGTAGCAGGCGACCGTCTTCGATGGGGACGTTCATGTTACCCCCGCGCTGGTTCTGGCTCATATCGTCCAGCACGTCCAGGATCTTCTGCTCGGCCGGGCCCCTGGCCGTCGGGGGGGTGCTTTCCATCGCCCGTCCGCCTGGAGGGCCAAAACCGGGGCCTCCGGGCCGGCGCCGGCCGCCCGGACCGGGCTGGGCCAGAAGCAATCCGGCTGCCATCACCATTGTCGCTGCCGCCAAACCGATTGTCATTCGTCTCGACATGGCATTCGCTCCTTTCGAGAGAGGTTCTCCTTGGCACGGACGAGCGCCGACGTCGGCTCTCGCACCGTTTCACCTCTATGGTGGTCCCGGAGCGAGGTGGGGTTACTGACTATTCCTGGGGGCGCATCGCTTGGATCATCTCAGCGACGGCGCGGATGTGTGCGGGGCTTGTGCCGCAGCAGCCGCCTACGATTCGCGCGCCGGCGCGGATGCACTCGGCGATTCCCTCGGCAAAAGGCCCCGGCGCCATATCGAAGACCGTCTTGTCGCCGACGAGCCGGGGTCTGCCTGCGTTGGGCTGGGCCAGGATCGGCAGATCGGTGGCGTTTTTGAACAATCCCACGACAATGGCCGTCCGGCTCGGGTCGAGGTCGCCGCAGTTGGCCCCGACGACATCGGCGCCGGCCTCGGTCAGTTGCCTGGCGCACTGCTCGGCGGTGTCGCCCATCATGGTCCGGCCGCCTTTGTCCTCGGTCTGGAACGCGATGGAGACGATCGCCGGAAGCGATGAGACCTCCTTGCACGCGTGCAGCGCGATGATCGCCTCTCGCAGATCGAACATCGTTTCGATGAGGAAGCCGTCAACGCCCGCGTCCGCCAGAATCCCGGCCTGTTCCCGAAATGCTTCGCAGAACTGCGTCTCAGTGTACGTGCCGTACGGTTGCAGAAGCTGGCCCGTCGCACTCATGTTGCCCAATACGTACTGACTACAGCCCGTGGCTCGGTCGGCCAGTTGAACGCCGGCGCGGTTGACCTCTTCGACCGATACATCCACGTTATGCGTCTCGATATAGATGCGATTCATGGTCAGCGTGTTGGTCGTCAGGGCGTCGCAGCCGGATTGCGAGTAGGCCTGATGGATTTCAAGGACGGCATCGGGTGAGTCGAGATTGGCTCGCCCGATGCCCATGAGGCCTTTCTTGTCCAGCTCCGTGCCCATCGCGCCGTCCAGCAGGACGACGGGCTTGGTTTGCAGCAGACTCAGGAAGCCCACGGCAGTCCTTTCACAATGGGGGTCTATGCGCCGTCCGAGACGCCGAGCTGTCTCAGCGCGTCCTTAACCTGATCGAGGTTGTTGTAGAGGGTCGCCTTCATCCCCGCCCGGATCGCGCCGTCGACGAACAGTTGCCTGTCGTCGATGAACGCACATCGCGACGGAGGAACGCCGAGCTTGCGGGCGGCGATCTCGTATATCTCTCGCTCCGGCTTGATGGTCCCCTCGGCGCACGAGAAGACGGCCGCATCGAACACGTCGTATCGCAACTCCAGGAAGAACTCCGTCGCCGCCCGTTCCGTGTTCGACAGCAGGGCGGTCTTGTAGCCTTGCTTTCGCAGTTGTCCGGCCCAGCCAAACACCTCCGGCCGGGGCGAATAGACCGCACGAAAGGCCTGCCCCCACAGCGAGGGAATGTCCGGGACGGGCCGCTTCAGGTCGCCGCAGACGCGCTGCCAGAACACCTGCTCGGGAATCAGGCCTTTCTGGAAGGGCTCGCCATGACGGTCGTGCGCCTGCTGATAGTCGCCGACGCCGACGCCCAGCGCCTCGGCGCAGTACGCCATCAGTCCGGGCGCCGGGTTGTCGATCAACACCCCACCCCAGTCGAACAGGATCGCCTCGATTCGTTCCATCGCTCACCAGCAGCATCTGTGTCCACACGGTTCCGTCTCAGGACGATACGGGCCCCAGACGCGCAGAGCAACAGTTTTCTCCTGCTCATCGACAGGCGATCCTTGTGACAATGCACCGGTGGTGCGTATAATCGCGGGCGAACCGAGTTCAAGAGGCAGGTCCTTTCATGGAATACGTCCTGATCGCTATCGCCAGTGTCATCGTCGGCGCCGCCGGGGCGGCCTTGGCCGTCTATGGTGTCACCCGGCGCAAGATCGCCGCGCTCGAGCGGCAGCACATGGCCGAGGCCCAGGCCCGCGTCCTCGCCGAAGAACGCAGCGCCAGGCTCCCCGCGCTGGAGACGCAGATCGCCGGCTTGCAGCAGGAGTGCTCGGCGCTGAAGGCCGAGCGCGCCTCCCTCTTGACCCGGCTCGAAGAACAGGAGAAGGCCGCCAAGGAAAAACTCGCCCTGCTGGATGAGGCGCGGCAGAAACTCTCCGACGCCTTCAAGGCACTCTCGCAGGAGGCCCTCAAGAGCAACAGCACCCAGTTTCTCGAACTGGCCCGGACCAATCTGGACAAATACCAGGAAGGGGCGAAGTCCGAGCTGGAGAAGCGGCAGAAGGCCATCGACGAGTTGGTCAAGCCGTTGAAGGAATCGCTGACGAAGGTGGACGACAAGCTCGGGCTGATCGAGAAGGCCCGCGCCAGCAGCTTCGCGGCGCTGAGCGAGCAGATCAAGTCGCTGGCGACGTCTGAGGCCGACCTGAAGAAGGAGACCGCCAACCTCGTCACGGCTCTGCGCCGGCCCGACGTGCGCGGCCGATGGGGCGAGATTCAGTTGAAGCGCGTAGTCGAGATCGCCGGGATGGTGGAGTACTGCGATTTCGTGACGCAGGAATCCGCGGCGGTCGGCGCCGGGCGCATTCGTCCGGACATGATCGTACGGCTGCCGAACGAGCGCATCGTCGTCGTCGATTCGAAGACGCCGCTCGATGCCTACCTCGCCTCAATCGAGGCCGTCGATGAAGCGACGCGCAAAGAGCAGCTCAAGCGCCACGCCGGACACGTGCTGACCCAGATTCAGAACCTCGGCGCCAAGGGCTATTGGGACCAGTTCAGCCAGACGCCGGAATTCGTCGTGATGTTCCTGCCGGGGGAGATGTTCTTCAGCGCTGCGCTGGAACAGGAGCCGCGACTGATCGAGATGGGTGTCGAGAAGAAGGTCATCCTCGCCACGCCGACCACGCTGATCGCCCTGCTCCGCGCCGTCTCCTACGGCTGGCAGCAGCAGCGGATCGCCCAGAACGCCCAGGCCATCAGCGACTTGGGCAAGGAGTTGTACGACCGCATCCGCGTGCTCGTCGGCCACTTCGACGAGATCGGCAGGAACCTCGACCGCGCCACCGACGCCTACAACAGGACCGTCCGCTCGATGGAGAGCCGCGTCCTCGTCTCGGCCCGGAAGTTCAAGGAACTCGGCGTCGCCGGCGGCCCCGAACTCGATGCCCCTCGCACCGTCGACACCCGCGCCCTCCAAGGCCCGCAAGCGAACGCGGCCGATTCTCCCGGCGCGCCGCAGGATGCTCGGCCGGCATCGGGGCCGGCGTAGTCCGGACTCTGCGGGAGATTTCGCGGGGGCGCAAAATCGCGGACCGTGGCGGAGCGACCGCCACGGCCCGTCCTTCCAAGGTAGGGGGGGTCACTTTATTTGTTTCGGCGCTTCCGCGCCAGGGCCAGGCCGCCGAAGGCGAGCAGTGCGACGGTTGTGGGCTCGGGGACCGACATGGCCCCGCTGAATCCGCCGCTGCCGATGTAGCCGTCGTTGAGCATCTGGGCGAAGCTGTAGTAGCCTGGGCCACTTCCACCTTGAAGCGATAGTTCAAAATCGAGCGAGGGTAGCTGCAAGTTCTGGAGGATGGCCAGCGCCGCCGATCCCAGCGCTGCGCCTTCGTGCGTGATGAAGAGGTTGGTGATGTCCACCTGGAACTGCGTGAACCCACCGGCAACGGTGCCCATGGTGACGAGGTCACCTCGGCCCAGCGTGCCGGTCAGGTACGTGACGCTGTTGTCGGCGCTCTTGATGACGATTTCCGAGCTGCCCAGCGGGGTCAGTGTATACGGCGAATCCGGTATGCCTGTGACCTCGAAGGTCGGCAGGTAGACGCGGGCGCCGACCAGGGCGTCGTAGTTGCTGCTCAGGCCGGAGTTGATGATGATGTCCTGGTCGAAACTGAGCACGCCGGCGCCGTTGTAGTACCATTCGCCTGCCCCGGTGGGCGCCGGGCTGAATTCCAGCACCTGCTGCGGCGGGATGGTGCCGCCGAGTGCGGGAACGGCCACGAGCA encodes:
- a CDS encoding HAD family hydrolase — encoded protein: MERIEAILFDWGGVLIDNPAPGLMAYCAEALGVGVGDYQQAHDRHGEPFQKGLIPEQVFWQRVCGDLKRPVPDIPSLWGQAFRAVYSPRPEVFGWAGQLRKQGYKTALLSNTERAATEFFLELRYDVFDAAVFSCAEGTIKPEREIYEIAARKLGVPPSRCAFIDDRQLFVDGAIRAGMKATLYNNLDQVKDALRQLGVSDGA
- a CDS encoding APC family permease, with product MPKDELQRGFGLSTSTYVVIASMVGTGILVSPGFMMASLQNYPLIFGLWVLGGLLALCGALCVAELAAALPRAGGEYVYLREAYGPMPAFLSGWTSFFLGFSAPLAVASYIAAQYLLTPFELGTGYRTRMLATAIIVAVTLPNLIGHRHSAWTQNLTTLIKLGLFVGLVVLAMLFRGGRLSHIAQGQPIGEVGLGTAMTQLFFVMFAYSGWNAASYLAGEVRNPGKTLPRSLLLGAGSVVLLYLAVNLVFAYAVPLENVGFADGKVHPTQVPQLAVENLFGVRASNVFSVLLGLTFLATVSAFIITGPRVYYAMARDGLFPSIAGRTSPRGGVPTYAMVLQSVCAVVILFVMDFQDLYQYAAVGLSLFALLFIGAVYVLRWRRPEMERPFRVPGYPVVPAIFMAVTLFMAVFAFQQWRTPSLLSVGSILLGIPVYYIWTFIRRRPATTTEAKRSVD
- a CDS encoding LamG domain-containing protein, whose translation is MSRKSISFIVWVLVVATAASSAWGELIAYWPFDEGQGTTTVDATGNGNDGTLNGNVEWVAGVKGTALRFDTAGERVVTTGIDPTAANNAMTLAAWVVWEGQGHSIEHQGIIGKRQGWDPRTYVKWFWEVTPAGQLAFRNGDGAVNAAAALVPYVNEWAHIAVTWDNGAVVQYVNAQQVSTGTSAFRDTADATVVSIGSVSATNSETFVGIIDEARIYNTALALGELEKAMSGDYNSSSGPVPADEAADVSQDVILNWSPGDFAAAHDVYFGASFADVEAASRANPMSVLASQGQTALTYDPPGLLEFSRTYYWRVDEVNAPPDNTIFKGQVWSFTVEPYVYPIANIKATASMADEDSGPENTINGFGLNAADQHSVEATDMWLASPTDDTPIWIQYEFDRVYQLYDMQVWNYNVQFELVLGFGLKDVTVEYSIDGVEWTTFGDVEFAKGTAQLDYTANTTVDLRDVTAKYVRFTMKSNWNMGMIPQYGLSEVRFTYLPVHAREPQPAAGQADMGLDVTLDWRSGRQAAAHELYFSSERAAVADGTALVETLGESRYAFSDLNLGSIYYWKVNEVNEAGPSYWEGDIWSFSTIEYAMVEDFETYTDDMDAGQAIFQTWLDGWENNTGSTVGYLDVPFAERRIVNTGRQSMPLAYDNTVAPWYSEAERTFASPQDWTAGSADTLVVYFQGNPEDNAAGTLYIALEDATGRVQTVTHPAGEDAMLLAGWNEWRVPFSDLSGINLSRIDTMYIGVGNRANPTPGGSGTVFIDSIQIGRPGSSDPGVSGLAGSYSLENGAEDGSGNGRDGTVMGEPMAIDGPEGYGAALLFDGLGSQYVHLGTWNPSAATGQLSVCLWAKWNGLSAYYQGLAAKRDSWAANDMMWQIEANRDSGAVSFARNGSSPASGNPVLPIGEWTHVAVTFDGTTARFYIDAAMTGQGAFSFGSDTTAAVVFGACQGNGGNPFNGAIDEVHIYDRALLPFEINYLAGK
- a CDS encoding O-methyltransferase, yielding MSRRMTIGLAAATMVMAAGLLLAQPGPGGRRRPGGPGFGPPGGRAMESTPPTARGPAEQKILDVLDDMSQNQRGGNMNVPIEDGRLLRLLAESIGAKHVVEIGTSNGYSGIWQALALKATGGKLTTFEIDADRAAMARQNFKRAGVDDIVTLVEGDAHEKVVDVAGPIDMVFIDADKEGYLDYLNKLLPKVRPGGLIVAHNITPGMADPEYVTAITTNPELETVFYSDGGGASVTLKKRPLD
- a CDS encoding peptidoglycan recognition protein family protein; this translates as MRSRVVPAAGSWHSIEIAFSGTRGGNIQRLADARGLADPADLDCHFLVGNGVGAGDGEIQTTESWLNQRPIRPSATWRGDERTIRVYLVGNGVSSLATDYQLKRLETLLESLCRRFNISPDAVYLPRDCQ
- a CDS encoding DUF4954 family protein codes for the protein MSHWRYLSAEEIARLTAHRCLCAEWSRVQVADGFCTERVRDVHFTGDVKLGKFDKHVSFFGGVRKPAGVYHATIHNCIIGDNAYVGHARSMIANYIIEDDVVIDNIDMLAVEGECAFGNGKPVSVVNEAGGREVLIYDRLSAHTGYVLAFYRHRPAAIERLKEMIRDYAVSATSSMGRVGRGARITNCGILKNIRIGPAAVIEGANRLENGSVNSSTEDPVYIGPGVYAEDFIVASGAKITDGTIICDCFVGQGTVLAKEYSAEHSVFFANCGGFHGEACSIFAGPYTVTHHKSTLLIAGLFSFVNAGSGTNQSNHHYKLGPVHQGVVERGCKTGSDSYMLWPAKVGAFTVVMGRHYRNSDTSDLPFSYLIEHDDQSVLAPGVNLRSVGTVRDARKWPQRDRRKDSKKLDHINFKLLSPFTIQKMINGRDLLRKLKETSGPTSDYFTYHSAKIPNAAVERGITLYQTGIDKYLGNCLLKRLEGKPLRSVDELRAALRPETDVGRGTWIDLAGMFAPEKAVEQLLDDIEDGRIGTLDELEARFASIHQSYPVYEWAWAAEVIARQTGKAVEDFTAEDVIDLTNRWKEAVLDLDRQLYADAKKEFAPTAQIGFGLNGNADARLKDFEAVRGTFEADDFVAEIEKHIAAKTALADELLARIQPLRTLS
- a CDS encoding homocysteine S-methyltransferase family protein, with protein sequence MGFLSLLQTKPVVLLDGAMGTELDKKGLMGIGRANLDSPDAVLEIHQAYSQSGCDALTTNTLTMNRIYIETHNVDVSVEEVNRAGVQLADRATGCSQYVLGNMSATGQLLQPYGTYTETQFCEAFREQAGILADAGVDGFLIETMFDLREAIIALHACKEVSSLPAIVSIAFQTEDKGGRTMMGDTAEQCARQLTEAGADVVGANCGDLDPSRTAIVVGLFKNATDLPILAQPNAGRPRLVGDKTVFDMAPGPFAEGIAECIRAGARIVGGCCGTSPAHIRAVAEMIQAMRPQE